The following are encoded in a window of Dehalobacter sp. 12DCB1 genomic DNA:
- a CDS encoding CotS family spore coat protein, which yields MKDYLIQPWDSEQENTGVNLDMWVPSEVDKLAQQVMAYYDMEIHTKTLITSKPDKGGAIWKIETDKGPRSLKLLHREPTRSLFSVGAQDYIVKNGGRVPELIKTKEGALCVERGGKLWIVTDWIEFLTPASKDLSGAKALCYGLGEFHRHTRGYTPPAGSHRASRLFGWTAYYKKIITKIGWFRNVAKANSDIPGSQALLSVINIFEGQALDALSLLEQPFYKQILAMGEEHWGLVHQDYGWSNGQLGTGGLWVIDLDGVAYDLPIRDLRKLISSSMDDLGRWDVPWIQGMISAYHDANPIDRETYKILLNDLAFPNEFYKHLKEMLFSPIDFLTNHLEGLMSHLNLLEETKGLALAELALDKENFLTGHYGANAGLEPEKLEIMPMKALRESSTLPKLIKKTESEIQQQKDVPKKSFGNEDQLKVLMICTEKLPVPAVRGGAIQTYIDGISGLLSQQHSLTILGTTDPTLPNEEYKNNIRYVRIESEYFFEIYAAGVINFLKNESFDLIHVFNRPRLISLIREVAPYTRLILSMHNDMFDINKIDRQTALTAIREVERIITVSDYVGKTISNLFPQAAPKVRTIYSGVDLKKFIPWETSNRATQVRHNLRSSYQLEDKTVILFVGRLTRKKGTDLLIQAINELSIKDSNIALVIVGGTWYSVDSVTDYVAYVRALAEKAKFPVVTTGYVSSDVIHEWFWASDIFVCPSQWQEPLARVHYEAMAAGLPFLTTARGGNPEVVIDQNGLLVDQPEDSLEFAEKLKILLTDPKLRCKMGQTGRRLAEERFSWERVAHEVSESWKQELNFETDTKKEIDFVDSDQVKGKGLTISDNDSPKNHDQIGIIYQIIATCPSVANITRIRIYPVRVKNNGISSTGPSLWRIIRDLIIIRLIRFSK from the coding sequence ATGAAAGACTATCTGATCCAGCCGTGGGATTCAGAACAAGAAAATACTGGGGTCAACCTTGATATGTGGGTTCCTTCAGAAGTAGATAAATTAGCACAGCAGGTTATGGCCTATTATGACATGGAAATCCACACGAAAACGTTAATTACGTCTAAACCGGATAAAGGCGGGGCCATCTGGAAAATAGAAACCGACAAGGGCCCTCGCAGTTTAAAATTGTTGCATCGCGAGCCAACAAGAAGCCTCTTTAGTGTAGGGGCACAGGATTACATTGTAAAAAACGGGGGAAGAGTTCCGGAATTAATAAAGACCAAAGAAGGAGCACTTTGTGTTGAAAGGGGAGGTAAGTTATGGATTGTCACAGATTGGATTGAATTTCTTACTCCTGCGAGTAAGGACCTTTCCGGTGCTAAGGCTTTATGTTATGGTCTTGGGGAGTTTCATAGGCATACACGTGGGTATACTCCACCTGCTGGCTCTCATAGAGCTTCCCGATTATTTGGATGGACCGCTTATTACAAAAAAATAATTACCAAAATAGGGTGGTTTCGCAATGTAGCCAAAGCAAATAGTGATATTCCGGGCAGTCAAGCACTGCTCTCCGTTATCAATATATTTGAAGGCCAGGCCTTAGATGCTTTGTCCCTCCTTGAGCAGCCATTTTATAAGCAAATACTCGCGATGGGGGAAGAGCACTGGGGACTTGTACACCAAGACTATGGATGGTCTAACGGACAACTTGGTACCGGTGGTCTTTGGGTGATCGATTTAGATGGAGTTGCCTACGACCTGCCAATTCGTGATCTTCGGAAGCTTATCTCAAGTTCGATGGATGATTTAGGAAGGTGGGACGTTCCCTGGATTCAGGGAATGATCAGCGCCTACCATGATGCGAATCCGATCGATAGAGAAACTTACAAGATTTTATTAAATGATTTGGCATTCCCCAATGAGTTCTATAAACACTTAAAAGAGATGCTGTTCAGCCCTATAGATTTTCTAACGAATCATTTAGAAGGACTTATGTCGCATCTCAATTTATTAGAAGAGACAAAGGGATTGGCACTTGCTGAATTAGCATTAGACAAGGAGAATTTCCTAACGGGGCATTATGGGGCAAATGCCGGATTGGAACCAGAAAAGCTTGAGATAATGCCAATGAAAGCATTAAGGGAAAGCAGTACACTCCCAAAGTTGATTAAAAAGACTGAATCCGAGATTCAGCAACAAAAGGATGTGCCCAAAAAATCTTTTGGGAACGAAGATCAATTGAAAGTACTGATGATCTGTACGGAGAAATTGCCGGTTCCGGCTGTACGCGGGGGTGCCATTCAAACCTATATCGATGGTATTTCAGGGTTATTGAGTCAACAGCATTCTTTAACAATCTTAGGAACGACAGACCCAACATTGCCAAATGAGGAATATAAAAATAATATTCGGTATGTAAGAATTGAAAGCGAATACTTCTTCGAAATTTATGCCGCTGGAGTAATCAATTTTCTTAAAAACGAATCCTTTGATCTCATACACGTTTTTAATCGCCCCCGGCTCATTTCCTTAATTCGTGAAGTAGCACCTTACACGCGATTAATTTTAAGCATGCATAATGATATGTTTGATATTAACAAAATTGATCGCCAGACTGCACTCACTGCGATTAGAGAAGTAGAACGGATCATTACAGTAAGTGATTATGTCGGAAAGACTATCTCCAACCTCTTTCCTCAAGCTGCTCCCAAGGTTCGCACGATTTATTCAGGAGTTGACTTAAAAAAATTTATTCCTTGGGAAACATCAAACCGGGCAACTCAGGTTCGTCACAATCTACGCAGCAGCTATCAGCTTGAAGATAAGACAGTCATATTGTTTGTTGGGCGTTTAACCCGCAAAAAGGGTACGGACTTATTAATTCAGGCTATCAACGAGCTTTCAATAAAGGATTCCAATATCGCCTTGGTAATCGTAGGCGGAACATGGTATAGTGTCGACTCTGTTACCGATTATGTGGCCTATGTTCGCGCCTTAGCGGAGAAAGCTAAGTTTCCTGTCGTAACAACAGGGTATGTATCCTCTGATGTTATTCACGAGTGGTTTTGGGCTAGTGATATCTTTGTCTGCCCATCTCAGTGGCAGGAACCGCTTGCCCGGGTCCATTATGAAGCCATGGCTGCCGGCTTACCATTTTTAACGACCGCACGGGGCGGTAATCCGGAAGTTGTGATTGATCAAAATGGTTTACTTGTCGATCAACCTGAGGATTCTCTTGAATTTGCAGAAAAACTTAAAATCCTCCTAACTGATCCGAAACTCAGATGTAAAATGGGGCAAACAGGCAGGCGATTAGCTGAAGAACGTTTCAGTTGGGAACGTGTGGCGCACGAAGTCTCAGAATCATGGAAACAGGAATTGAACTTCGAAACGGATACGAAGAAAGAGATCGATTTTGTAGATTCAGATCAGGTAAAAGGTAAAGGGTTAACTATCAGTGATAACGACTCCCCGAAAAACCATGACCAAATTGGCATAATTTATCAAATTATAGCAACCTGCCCATCTGTCGCCAACATTACCCGTATCAGGATTTACCCTGTCAGAGTAAAAAACAACGGGATTAGCTCCACAGGTCCATCCTTATGGAGAATCATTCGAGACCTAATAATAATCCGATTGATTAGGTTTAGCAAGTAA
- a CDS encoding 3-hydroxyacyl-CoA dehydrogenase NAD-binding domain-containing protein, whose amino-acid sequence MKQAYPPCPFQNMEQFIFHRNTMYKPIFYEIGLKELMRICVVGAGYVGLTTAVALAVFGHEVQYVDIDQEKINNLLKMSSNIRTGLRRLDYRI is encoded by the coding sequence GTGAAACAGGCATACCCCCCATGTCCTTTCCAGAATATGGAACAATTCATTTTCCATAGGAATACGATGTATAAACCGATATTCTATGAGATTGGATTGAAGGAATTAATGAGAATTTGCGTTGTAGGTGCAGGTTATGTAGGCCTCACAACAGCAGTGGCTTTAGCTGTTTTTGGCCATGAAGTTCAATATGTCGATATAGATCAAGAAAAAATTAATAATCTCCTCAAGATGAGTTCCAATATACGAACCGGGCTTAGAAGACTTGATTACCGAATATAG
- a CDS encoding phosphoribosylformylglycinamidine synthase, with protein sequence MLLQAVKRLYVEKKQGFNIEAQGLFADLRDNLSIAGLQGVRTINRYDISGITDEEYKKSRTIIFAELPLDILYDETLDISSGDRVFAMEYLPGQYDQRADSAAQCIQMLTQKERPLVASAKVIILEGKLSDQDFARIKQYCINPVESREASLAKPQSLEFEAAEPEDVEMMEGFITKTPEEIIVMQQRMNLAMSVEDLLFCQSYFRDTERRNPTMTEIKTIDTYWSDHCRHTTFQTEIEEVDIREGHFSGPIQTAFNCYKASRAKVYQDKLPSKDICLMDIATMGMKELKMAGLLDDLDESDEINACSIVVNAEVNGQEEEWLVMFKNETHNHPTEIEPFGGAATCLGGAIRDPLSGRTYVYQAMRVTGSGDPRAKVEDTLPGKLPQRKITTVAAAGYSSYGNQIGLSTGQVAEVYDEGFIAKRMEIGAVIGAAPRKNVIRKPPEEGDVIVLVGGRTGRDGCGGATGSSKEHTLESLTSCGAEVQKGNPPNERKIQRLFRNSEVSTLIKKCNDFGAGGVSVAVGELTDGLDICLDAVPKKYESLNGTELAISESQERMAVVLAAEDWDKFKSLAAEENLEATVIALVTGDQRLKMSWRGKKILDLSRDFLNTNGVKQKTKVEVTAPLETQNYFNAIPNSVARELLDLRKAWNANLGDLNVCSKKGLIERFDSTIGAASVLMPLGGKYQLTPAEGMVAKLPVLEGDTTTATIMTYGYNPQLAKWSPFHGALYAVLDAVTKAVALGGDYRKIRLTLQEYFGKLNDASKWGQPFSALLGAYYAQKQLGIPAIGGKDSMSGSFMELNVPPTLVAFAVCTADARKVVSQEFKQAGSNVVLLKLIRDEQEIPDFAMAVKNFVKVLNLIQSGWVRSSRSVRMGGIAGAVSEMAFGNMIGFRFSRQIESSDLFRTDYGSILLELDEKTDLPVLFGDVGYELLGCTQEKPAIAVNGVELLLTDVLGQWEIPLEKIFPSKAENAENTEKPRAVSFDKRSAFRPAIKAAKPRVFIPVFPGTNCEYDSAKAFTKAGGLVETMVIRNLSAADIEGSIKEMVKKINNSQIIMLPGGFSAGDEPDGSGKFIATLFNNPRIKDAVMNLLKQRDGLMLGICNGFQALIKLGLVPYGEIKEINAEDPTLTYNRIGRHISCMARTKVVSTLSPWFSGVELGEIHTIAVSHGEGRFVASQEVISKLIQNGQIATQYVDLNGMPSNDVEDNPNGSFEAIEGITSPDGRILGKMAHSERTGTGVAVNVPGNKYQPIFQGGINYFK encoded by the coding sequence ATTTTGTTACAAGCTGTAAAAAGATTGTATGTTGAGAAGAAACAGGGGTTCAATATCGAAGCCCAGGGACTTTTTGCAGATCTTCGGGATAATCTAAGCATTGCAGGATTGCAGGGGGTCAGAACGATCAACCGCTATGATATTTCCGGGATTACCGATGAAGAATATAAGAAATCTCGTACGATTATTTTTGCTGAACTCCCCTTGGATATCCTTTACGACGAAACGCTGGATATCTCGTCAGGGGACAGGGTTTTTGCGATGGAGTATTTGCCGGGCCAGTATGATCAACGGGCGGATTCGGCTGCTCAATGTATCCAGATGCTGACCCAGAAAGAGCGTCCGTTGGTTGCTTCAGCCAAAGTGATTATCCTGGAAGGAAAACTATCTGATCAGGACTTTGCAAGAATCAAACAATACTGTATCAACCCGGTCGAATCCCGGGAAGCTTCGCTGGCAAAACCGCAGAGTCTGGAATTTGAAGCGGCAGAACCGGAAGACGTTGAAATGATGGAAGGATTTATTACTAAAACACCGGAAGAAATTATTGTGATGCAGCAGCGCATGAATCTCGCCATGAGCGTCGAAGACTTGCTATTCTGTCAGTCCTATTTCCGGGATACGGAAAGAAGAAATCCGACCATGACCGAAATAAAAACGATTGACACTTACTGGTCCGATCACTGCCGGCATACGACGTTCCAGACTGAAATTGAAGAAGTCGATATCCGGGAAGGACATTTTTCCGGGCCTATCCAAACAGCTTTCAATTGCTATAAGGCTTCCCGGGCTAAGGTATATCAGGACAAGCTGCCCAGTAAGGATATCTGCCTGATGGATATTGCTACGATGGGGATGAAAGAGCTTAAAATGGCAGGACTGCTTGATGATCTGGATGAATCTGATGAAATCAATGCCTGCAGTATTGTTGTGAATGCAGAAGTAAACGGCCAGGAAGAAGAATGGCTGGTGATGTTTAAAAACGAGACGCATAATCACCCGACAGAAATCGAACCGTTTGGCGGTGCCGCCACCTGTCTGGGTGGTGCGATCCGAGACCCGCTGTCAGGCCGGACCTATGTCTATCAGGCGATGCGGGTCACCGGCAGCGGCGATCCACGGGCAAAGGTCGAAGATACCTTGCCCGGTAAACTGCCGCAAAGAAAGATTACCACCGTTGCTGCAGCCGGATATAGTTCTTACGGCAATCAAATTGGACTGTCGACAGGTCAGGTTGCCGAAGTCTATGACGAAGGCTTTATCGCTAAAAGAATGGAGATCGGTGCGGTCATCGGTGCTGCCCCCAGAAAAAATGTCATCCGCAAACCTCCTGAAGAAGGTGACGTGATTGTTCTGGTTGGCGGCAGGACAGGCCGGGACGGCTGCGGCGGAGCGACGGGTTCTTCCAAAGAACATACGCTGGAATCGCTGACCAGCTGTGGTGCCGAAGTTCAGAAGGGCAATCCGCCGAATGAAAGAAAGATTCAGCGGCTGTTCCGCAACTCGGAAGTCAGTACGCTTATTAAAAAATGCAACGATTTTGGCGCCGGCGGTGTCTCTGTTGCCGTGGGGGAACTGACTGACGGCCTTGATATCTGTCTGGATGCCGTGCCAAAAAAATACGAAAGCCTGAATGGGACAGAACTGGCGATTTCCGAATCCCAGGAGCGCATGGCTGTCGTACTGGCAGCTGAGGATTGGGACAAATTCAAAAGCCTGGCCGCCGAAGAAAATCTTGAAGCAACCGTTATTGCCCTGGTAACCGGCGATCAGCGACTTAAAATGTCTTGGCGGGGCAAGAAAATCCTAGATCTCAGCCGTGACTTTCTGAATACCAATGGGGTCAAACAAAAGACGAAGGTTGAAGTGACGGCGCCGCTGGAAACGCAAAATTACTTTAACGCTATCCCCAACTCAGTGGCGCGGGAGCTGCTGGATCTGCGAAAAGCCTGGAATGCTAATTTAGGCGATTTGAATGTCTGCAGTAAAAAAGGACTGATCGAGAGATTTGACAGTACGATCGGTGCGGCATCGGTACTTATGCCGTTAGGCGGAAAATACCAGCTGACCCCGGCTGAAGGTATGGTCGCCAAACTGCCGGTACTTGAAGGTGATACGACGACAGCTACGATCATGACGTATGGCTATAACCCGCAACTGGCCAAATGGAGCCCGTTTCACGGGGCTTTATATGCGGTGCTGGATGCCGTTACAAAAGCAGTGGCGTTAGGTGGAGATTACCGTAAGATACGCCTTACCTTGCAGGAGTATTTCGGCAAACTAAATGACGCCAGCAAGTGGGGGCAGCCTTTCAGTGCTTTATTGGGCGCTTATTATGCTCAAAAGCAGCTAGGTATTCCCGCTATAGGCGGAAAAGACAGTATGTCGGGCAGCTTTATGGAGTTGAATGTCCCGCCTACCCTGGTCGCATTTGCCGTTTGTACGGCAGATGCCCGCAAAGTCGTATCCCAGGAATTCAAACAGGCCGGAAGCAATGTGGTCCTGCTGAAACTGATCCGGGACGAACAGGAAATCCCTGACTTTGCTATGGCGGTGAAAAACTTTGTAAAGGTCTTGAACTTGATTCAGTCAGGCTGGGTGCGCTCTTCACGTTCGGTCAGAATGGGTGGGATTGCCGGCGCTGTCAGCGAGATGGCTTTCGGCAATATGATTGGTTTTCGTTTCAGTAGACAAATAGAGTCTTCAGACCTGTTCCGGACGGATTATGGTTCGATACTACTGGAACTGGATGAGAAGACTGATCTGCCTGTTTTGTTTGGCGATGTCGGATACGAATTACTCGGCTGTACGCAGGAGAAACCAGCAATCGCTGTCAACGGAGTTGAGTTGCTGCTGACGGATGTGCTGGGCCAATGGGAAATCCCGTTGGAAAAAATCTTTCCAAGCAAGGCTGAGAATGCCGAAAATACCGAAAAACCTCGGGCAGTCAGCTTTGACAAGCGTAGTGCTTTCAGACCGGCGATTAAAGCAGCAAAACCACGGGTATTTATCCCTGTTTTTCCGGGGACAAACTGTGAATATGATTCTGCCAAAGCTTTCACGAAAGCCGGTGGTCTGGTCGAAACCATGGTTATTCGAAATCTCAGTGCCGCAGATATTGAAGGCTCGATCAAAGAAATGGTCAAAAAAATCAATAACTCCCAGATTATCATGCTCCCGGGCGGTTTTAGCGCCGGAGACGAACCGGATGGATCGGGAAAATTTATTGCCACCTTGTTTAATAACCCGCGCATCAAAGATGCCGTCATGAACCTTCTGAAACAGCGGGACGGCCTGATGCTCGGAATATGCAACGGATTCCAGGCTTTGATCAAGCTGGGACTTGTCCCCTACGGGGAAATTAAAGAAATAAACGCAGAAGACCCTACGTTGACCTATAACAGGATCGGACGCCACATTTCCTGCATGGCCCGGACCAAGGTTGTTTCCACACTTTCCCCTTGGTTTAGCGGTGTTGAATTGGGAGAGATTCACACGATTGCAGTTTCGCACGGCGAAGGAAGATTTGTCGCGAGTCAGGAAGTCATCAGCAAGCTGATTCAGAACGGGCAGATCGCTACCCAATATGTCGATCTGAATGGAATGCCAAGCAACGATGTCGAGGATAATCCGAACGGTTCCTTTGAAGCTATCGAAGGGATTACCAGCCCCGACGGAAGGATATTGGGCAAAATGGCGCATTCAGAACGGACCGGAACCGGTGTTGCTGTAAACGTCCCCGGCAATAAATACCAGCCCATTTTTCAGGGCGGCATCAATTATTTCAAGTAA
- a CDS encoding PocR ligand-binding domain-containing protein: MKYKFTELVDISKLQDLMEGFYSVTGILSAVLDTDANILIAVGWQDICTKFHRVNKHAELLCKKSDLYIKKYIDSNYVNDKSNICYKCDNGLIDVAYPIIIDGEHLATVYTGQFLFEEPDIEQFHRQAEKCGFNEEDYINAVKKVPIYTKDKVDSIMNYVRQLAEMMVQMGLAKLQLIESQKKAMQESEALVEELKKMDQNKNQFLSMLSHELRNPLASIMMSLSFLDQVPTCDKQALRAVKIAKRQGEQLTRLVDDLLDVTRITQNKIVLKKERVELNRVVQQAVADYQGHFSEKEVELEIKLTSDPIYLEADSARLTQIIGNLLHNAAKFTLKGDKTLVMVEKKQEAVITVQDTGRGIPTAILPNLFTPFVQVDNSLDRSNGGLGLGLAIVKGMVELHGGNVTAHSEGLGYGTQFTICLPIKGIDEEHKSKVNRASAHSLRILVIDDIPDIVEILCSLLSYLGHETIAALSGSEGIDKAKEFRPQVVICDIGLPGKNGYEVAKSFCCDKELKDTFLIALSGYAQPNDLERAKEAGFKKHLAKPVDLNTLEQTLAEVVI; encoded by the coding sequence ATGAAATATAAATTTACTGAATTGGTTGATATTTCTAAACTTCAAGATCTTATGGAAGGATTTTATTCAGTAACCGGTATTTTATCAGCAGTTCTTGATACTGATGCAAATATCTTAATTGCTGTTGGCTGGCAAGATATCTGTACAAAATTCCATAGAGTAAATAAGCACGCCGAACTCTTATGCAAAAAAAGTGATTTGTATATAAAAAAATATATAGATTCTAATTATGTTAATGATAAATCAAATATCTGTTATAAATGCGATAATGGACTGATTGATGTAGCCTATCCAATCATTATTGACGGGGAACACTTAGCCACAGTATATACAGGACAGTTTTTATTTGAAGAGCCGGATATAGAACAATTTCACAGACAGGCAGAAAAATGTGGTTTTAATGAAGAAGACTATATAAACGCAGTAAAAAAAGTACCAATTTATACAAAAGACAAAGTAGATTCAATTATGAATTATGTCAGGCAATTAGCTGAAATGATGGTACAAATGGGTTTAGCCAAGCTTCAACTTATTGAATCCCAAAAAAAGGCTATGCAAGAAAGTGAAGCTTTAGTAGAGGAACTGAAAAAAATGGATCAAAATAAAAATCAGTTTCTCAGCATGCTTTCCCATGAGCTCAGAAATCCGCTGGCTTCAATCATGATGAGTCTCTCTTTCTTGGACCAAGTGCCTACCTGTGATAAACAAGCTCTAAGGGCTGTGAAAATTGCTAAACGTCAAGGAGAACAGCTTACCCGGCTGGTTGATGATCTACTGGATGTTACCCGTATTACCCAAAACAAGATTGTACTGAAAAAAGAACGCGTTGAACTCAACAGAGTGGTACAACAGGCTGTGGCTGATTACCAGGGGCATTTTTCGGAAAAGGAAGTTGAACTGGAAATCAAATTAACTTCAGACCCAATCTATCTTGAAGCAGACTCAGCACGTCTGACTCAGATAATTGGTAACCTGCTACATAATGCAGCCAAATTTACCCTTAAGGGGGATAAAACCCTCGTAATGGTTGAGAAAAAACAGGAGGCCGTAATCACAGTTCAGGATACGGGCAGGGGCATTCCAACTGCAATCTTACCAAATCTTTTCACGCCTTTTGTCCAGGTCGACAACTCCCTGGATCGTAGCAATGGTGGTTTAGGTCTGGGCCTCGCTATTGTCAAAGGAATGGTGGAGCTACATGGTGGGAATGTGACCGCTCATAGTGAAGGATTAGGCTATGGAACACAATTTACAATTTGTCTGCCGATAAAAGGCATCGATGAGGAACATAAATCAAAGGTTAACAGAGCATCTGCTCATTCACTCAGGATTCTGGTTATAGACGATATTCCAGATATTGTTGAAATTTTATGTTCCCTGCTAAGCTATTTGGGCCATGAAACTATTGCAGCATTAAGCGGATCTGAGGGTATAGACAAAGCAAAAGAGTTTCGGCCTCAAGTGGTGATTTGTGATATTGGATTGCCAGGGAAAAATGGATATGAAGTGGCTAAAAGCTTTTGCTGCGATAAGGAACTTAAGGATACATTCTTAATTGCACTTTCTGGTTACGCCCAACCGAATGATTTGGAACGGGCCAAGGAAGCAGGGTTCAAGAAACATTTAGCAAAGCCGGTGGACTTGAATACTCTTGAACAGACATTAGCTGAAGTAGTTATTTAG
- the galU gene encoding UTP--glucose-1-phosphate uridylyltransferase GalU — translation MRVTKAVIPAAGLGTRFLPVTKALPKEMFPICNKPIIQYIIEEAIHSGIEDIVIITGRGKWSIVDYYDRSPELEAHLAKKGDYKQLEKLIQLSRMANICYIRQNEPLGLGHAIYCAKSFIGQNPFAVLLGDDIIKSDIPAIKQLMEVAEETCSNVIGIKEVSERDVSKYGIIDPLDNDRDIYCVRDLFEKPLLKDAPSRLAIMGRYILNSSIFSFLEKIPKGAGGEFQLTDALKMQSKIETIYACKLNGIRYDAGDKLGFLIATIEYALESSEIGPEFAQYLDTLYERRKTI, via the coding sequence ATGAGAGTTACAAAAGCTGTTATACCCGCTGCAGGATTAGGAACAAGGTTTTTACCTGTTACCAAAGCTTTACCTAAAGAAATGTTTCCAATCTGCAATAAACCCATAATTCAATATATCATCGAAGAAGCAATCCATTCAGGTATAGAAGACATTGTTATAATTACGGGCAGGGGTAAATGGTCAATTGTCGATTATTATGATCGTTCCCCTGAACTTGAAGCTCACTTGGCTAAGAAAGGTGATTATAAACAACTTGAAAAACTAATACAGCTTTCAAGAATGGCTAATATTTGTTATATAAGGCAGAATGAACCTCTTGGTTTAGGACATGCTATTTACTGCGCAAAGTCATTTATCGGCCAGAATCCGTTTGCTGTCCTTTTGGGAGATGATATTATCAAATCCGACATTCCTGCGATAAAACAGCTTATGGAGGTTGCAGAAGAAACATGCTCTAACGTAATAGGAATTAAGGAAGTTTCTGAAAGGGATGTCAGTAAATATGGAATTATCGACCCTCTTGATAACGACCGTGATATCTACTGCGTTAGAGATCTGTTTGAAAAGCCTTTACTGAAAGATGCTCCTTCCAGACTTGCAATCATGGGCAGATATATCTTAAATTCTTCTATATTTTCCTTTCTTGAAAAGATTCCCAAAGGAGCAGGTGGGGAGTTTCAACTAACTGATGCTCTAAAGATGCAAAGTAAGATTGAAACAATTTATGCTTGCAAGTTAAACGGTATTCGCTACGATGCCGGAGATAAGCTTGGCTTTTTAATCGCGACTATAGAGTATGCACTTGAATCTTCTGAGATTGGTCCGGAGTTTGCCCAGTATTTAGATACACTTTATGAAAGAAGAAAAACTATATAA
- a CDS encoding ABC transporter substrate-binding protein — protein sequence MRRIILIGFVVGILILSLGGCKSWEKSYEEAAATTFKVNVLRGTTALGMIKMMEPSLKPNPRLGDTVKYVIEQSQDTLYAKLQAGEIETAVIPTEMAAKLYNNEGQYQLAAINTKGAMYVLTNGVVINSWTDLKGKEVHFAVPSKALLAVFKYMLVQNGVDPDKDISLKFIESGQVQADIANTNKIIVMTEPWVSELIGTNSNIKIALDIQKEWNRINGEETPLAHTCLVVKQEVAARDPEEFGLFLQDYADSINWVNKKPAEAARLVANHDIGISPVVAEELIPRCNMLYMKATDAKPAVEKYLKILQGNTPDSIGGKLPDKNFYYK from the coding sequence ATGAGAAGAATAATCTTAATAGGATTTGTTGTAGGTATTTTGATTTTGTCGTTGGGTGGATGCAAATCTTGGGAAAAATCTTATGAGGAGGCGGCCGCTACAACTTTTAAGGTTAATGTATTAAGAGGAACGACCGCATTAGGGATGATCAAGATGATGGAGCCTAGTCTTAAACCTAATCCTAGACTTGGCGACACGGTAAAATATGTAATTGAACAAAGCCAGGATACACTATATGCTAAACTGCAAGCCGGGGAAATAGAAACAGCGGTAATTCCGACCGAAATGGCGGCCAAGCTCTATAATAATGAGGGCCAATATCAACTGGCGGCGATTAATACCAAAGGAGCTATGTATGTACTTACCAATGGGGTTGTCATTAACAGCTGGACTGATTTAAAGGGTAAAGAGGTACATTTTGCCGTTCCAAGTAAAGCTCTGCTTGCAGTGTTTAAATACATGCTGGTTCAAAACGGAGTCGATCCGGATAAGGATATATCCCTTAAATTTATTGAGTCGGGCCAGGTACAAGCCGATATTGCGAATACCAACAAAATCATTGTAATGACAGAACCGTGGGTATCAGAGTTAATAGGTACGAATAGCAATATAAAGATTGCTCTGGATATTCAAAAGGAATGGAATCGAATAAATGGGGAGGAGACGCCGCTTGCTCATACTTGTTTAGTGGTTAAGCAGGAGGTAGCAGCTCGGGATCCTGAAGAATTTGGCTTGTTTTTACAGGATTATGCTGATTCAATAAATTGGGTAAATAAAAAACCAGCAGAGGCTGCGAGACTGGTCGCTAATCATGATATTGGAATATCTCCCGTAGTTGCTGAGGAGCTCATTCCCAGATGCAACATGCTTTATATGAAAGCCACTGATGCTAAACCGGCGGTGGAGAAATATTTAAAGATACTCCAAGGTAATACGCCGGATTCAATAGGAGGAAAACTTCCTGATAAAAATTTTTATTATAAATAA
- a CDS encoding spore coat protein, translating into MIDNTSMVTSQFGVQKIGKDKSPVLPKEKDPSFNLRDRMNDVLTSEKYIIEGYTTGSKEILCEKLYTILNGNLNSAKQAQRYFFEQLFNLGEYQADTATQQQIDDALDMFTKYKVQLPYPHN; encoded by the coding sequence ATGATTGATAATACTTCTATGGTTACAAGTCAATTTGGCGTTCAGAAAATCGGAAAGGATAAATCCCCTGTTCTGCCTAAAGAAAAGGACCCCAGCTTCAACCTTCGTGACAGAATGAATGATGTTTTGACAAGCGAGAAGTATATTATCGAAGGTTATACTACCGGGTCCAAAGAGATCCTTTGCGAAAAACTTTATACAATTCTAAATGGTAACCTCAATAGTGCTAAACAGGCTCAAAGATATTTCTTTGAACAACTTTTCAATTTAGGAGAATACCAGGCTGATACAGCAACCCAGCAGCAAATTGATGATGCCTTGGATATGTTCACTAAATATAAGGTTCAGCTTCCTTATCCACACAATTGA